A genomic stretch from Carassius auratus strain Wakin chromosome 35, ASM336829v1, whole genome shotgun sequence includes:
- the LOC113054003 gene encoding protein transport protein Sec31A-like isoform X4: MKLKEINRTAIQAWSPAQQHPIYLAAGTSAQQLDATFSTSASLEIFELDLADPSLAMKSCGSLSSPHRYHKLVWGPHGIEDQSSPSGVLIAGGENGDIILYDASKIIAGDSEVIISQSEKHTGPVRALDVNSFQTNLVASGGNESEIYIWDLNNFSSPMTPGPKTQPLEDISCVAWNRQVQHILASASPSGKASVWDLRKNDLIIKVSDHSNRMHCSGLAWNPEVATQLVLASEDDRMPVIQMWDLRFATSPLKVLESHTRGVLAIAWSEADPELLLSCGKDNRILCWNPNTAEVLYELPTSTQWCFDIQWCPRNPAVLSAAAFDGHISIYSIMGGSNDNASSLQAEQLSSSFGNMDPFGTGKTLPPLQLPQTAPSQSTVTPLKKPPKWIRRPVGASFAFGGKLVTLDNIKPSAQQPQQTAAHVVHISQVVTETDFLDRSNRLQETLTAGNFLEYCQTKTEAAQSEFEKTVWSFLKVNFEEDARGKYLELLGYKKEELALKITSALESNCKSDEADVVEKKSPVEEEAEAPDTETSDLDEVPFEDEEPAVDETSNTEETPAPASDAINLKVSQDIDGLITQALLTGDYEAAVNLCLHDNRMADSIILAIAGGPELLAKTQKKYFSKTQSKISKLISAVVMKDWLDILETCDLQNWMEALAAVMTYAKPEEFSSLCGLLGSRLEAAGDAALQAQACLCYICAGTVEQLVAHWVKAQDSCGPLALQELVEKVVVLQRAVLRAQGGVSDMGALLAEKMNQYASLLASQGSLHTAISYLPTNTQQVSVQQLRDRLSRALGQQQQSGAAGTGTLPAAVPEHTYTQPQPPQVPAQPAAPPQYYQQGRSATTVTSWSNQTPTALPSVPHPLVPAADPQMESTTPAFGLQSPVSASVPASTPFMYSQQYQNYPPVQQFIPAAGTPGIYQPLPYSSSMASPLPPPPSSSSSAAAAVYPPQFMHPASSQPAAPPVISGPPQGGQPFSPPPLSSGMSFQHGGPGSPTAYLPPPPVARAPGPQNGWNDPPTLNRALKKKKVPENFTPPAPITAPIMAPLGDPQVPAGQTMQTLQSQKQGPDQPVGPATFNPIQQQPLGPPGRNPSMPQGNMEGAPGAPIGDLIKPLQSIPTEKITKKPIPEEHVVLKTTFEGLIQKCLAAASDPQTKRKLDDAHKRLEYLYDKLREQTLSPAIISGLHSMARSIESRCYTDGLNIHTHIVSSSNFSETSAFMPVLKVVLTQANKLAV; this comes from the exons ATGAAGCTAAAAGAAATCAACCGAACGGCTATCCAGGCCTGGAGTCCAGCGCAGCAGCACCCCATCTATCTGGCAGCAG GTACGTCGGCCCAGCAGCTCGATGCCACCTTCAGCACCAGTGCATCTCTGGAGATCTTTGAACTGGATCTGGCTGATCCCTCTTTAGCCATGAAGTCATGCGGCTCTCTGTCCTCTCCACACAG ATACCACAAACTAGTCTGGGGTCCACATGGCATTGAAGACCAGAGTTCGCCATCAGGTGTCCTCATCGCTGGAGGTGAGAATGGAGACATCATCCTGTACGACGCCTCCAAAATCATCGCTGGAGACAGTGAAGTCATCATTTCCCAGAGCGAGAAACACACGGGACCAGTGAGAGCTCTCGACGTCAACTCGTTTCAG acaaACCTTGTGGCCTCTGGGGGAAATGAGTCAGAAATCTACATCTGGGATCTGAACAACTTCAGCTCCCCAATGACGCCAGGACCCAAAACTCAG cCCCTGGAGGACATCAGCTGTGTTGCGTGGAACAGACAGGTGCAGCACATCCTGGCCTCGGCCAGTCCCAGCGGAAAAGCTTCAGTCTGGGATCTGAGGAAGAACGACCTGATCATCAAAGTCAGCGATCACAGCAACAGG ATGCATTGCTCTGGTCTGGCCTGGAACCCGGAGGTGGCCACTCAGCTGGTTCTGGCGTCTGAAGACGACCGAATGCCCGTCATCCAAATGTGGGACCTGCGCTTTGCCACCTCTCCTCTCAAAGTGCTGGAGAGCCACACGAG aGGTGTCCTGGCCATCGCCTGGAGTGAAGCAGATCCAGAGCTGCTCCTGAGCTGTGGGAAAGATAACCGGATCCTGTGCTGGAACCCCAACACGGCTGAG GTCCTGTATGAGCTGCCTACCAGTACTCAGTGGTGTTTTGACATCCAGTGGTGTCCCAGAAACCCAGCTGTGCTGTCTGCTGCTGCCTTTGATGGCCACATCAGCATCTACTCCATCATGGGAGGAAGCAATGACAACGCCAGTTCTTTACAGGCTGAACAG TTAAGTAGTTCATTTGGAAATATGGATCCCTTTGGTACGGGGAAGACTCTGCCACCTTTACAGCTGCCTCAGACCGCCCCGTCCCAGAGCACCGTCACGCCTCTCAAGAAACCCCCCAAATGGATCCGCAGACCAGTTGGAGCGTCTTTCGCT TTTGGTGGAAAACTAGTCACTCTGGACAACATCAAGCCATCGGCCCAACAGCCCCAGCAGACTGCCGCCCATGTGGTTCATATCAGTCAGGTTGTGACCGAAACCGATTTCCTTGATCGATCAAATCGACTTCAGGAGACGCTCACTGCAGGGAATTTCCTTGAGTACTGCCAAACCAAGACTGAAGCTGCTCAGAGCGAATTTGAGAAGACCGTTTGGTCTTTTCTGAAG GTGAACTTTGAAGAAGATGCACGAGGGAAATATCTGGAGCTTTTGGGATACAAGAAGGAAGAGCTCGCCTTAAAG ATTACATCAGCGTTAGAAAGCAACTGCAAATCTGATGAGGCCGATGTG GTTGAGAAGAAAAGCCCTGTAGAGGAGGAAGCAGAAGCACCTGACACAGAGACATCTGACCTAGATGAGGTTCCTTTTGAAGACGAAGAACCTGCTGTTGATGAGACGTCCAACACAGAAGAGACTCCAGCTCCTGCATCAGACGCCATTAACCTCAAAGTTAGCCAGG ATATTGATGGGCTGATCACACAAGCTCTGCTGACTGGCGATTATGAAGCCGCGGTTAACCTCTGTCTGCATGATAACCGAATGGCTGACAGCATCATCCTGGCTATTGCTGGTGGTCCTGAGCTTCTGGCAAAGACTCAGAAGAAATACTTCAGCAAAACGCAGAGCAAGATCTCTAAG CTCATTAGTGCTGTGGTGATGAAGGACTGGTTGGACATTTTGGAGACCTGTGACCTGCAGAACTGGATGGAAGCTCTGGCTGCAGTAATGACTTACGCAAAGCCAGAGGAGTTCTCCTCGCTATGTG GTCTGCTGGGCTCCAGGCTGGAGGCCGCTGGGGACGCGGCGCTGCAGGCTCAGGCCTGTCTCTGCTACATCTGCGCAGGCACCGTAGAGCAGCTGGTGGCCCACTGGGTCAAAGCTCAGGACTCCTGCGGCCCGCTGGCACTGCAG GAGCTGGTTGAGAAGGTGGTGGTCCTGCAGAGAGCTGTGCTGAGAGCTCAGGGTGGTGTTTCTGATATGGGCGCACTGCTGGCAGAGAAGATGAATCAGTACGCCAGTCTGCTGGCATCACAGGGCAGCTTACACACCGCCATATCCTACCTGCCCACCAACACTCAACAG GTTTCTGTGCAGCAGTTGCGTGATCGTTTGAGCAGAGCTCTGGGTCAGCAGCAGCAGTCTGGAGCCGCAGGGACTGGGACGCTTCCCGCCGCTGTACcagagcacacatacacacaacctcAACCTCCACAGGTCCCCGCGCAGCCCGCTGCACCTCCTCAGTATTACCAGCAG GGTAGATCCGCCACTACTGTCACATCCTGGAGTAACCAAACCCCTACAGCTCTGCCCAGTGTCCCTCACCCGCTGGTGCCTGCCGCTGACCCGCAG ATGGAGTCCACAACTCCAGCCTTTGGTCTTCAGTCTCCAGTGAGTGCGTCCGTCCCTGCCTCCACTCCATTTATGTATTCCCAGCAGTACCAGA ACTATCCCCCCGTTCAGCAGTTCATACCTGCCGCCGGGACTCCTGGCATCTATCAGCCTCTTCCGTACTCTTCTTCTATggcctctcctcttcctcctccaccctcttcatcctcctctgcTGCCGCTGCTGTCTATCCTCCACAGTTCATGCATCCTGCCTCCTCTCAGCCGGCAGCTCCTCCTGTGATCTCTGGGCCTCCTCAGGGAGGTCAGcctttctctcctcctcctctctcttctgGCATGTCTTTCCAGCACGGCGGGCCCGGGTCGCCCACGGcttatcttcctcctcctccagtCGCCAGAGCTCCAG GACCTCAGAATGGCTGGAACGATCCTCCAACACTCAACAGAGCACTCAAAAAGAAGAAA GTTCCAGAAAACTTTACTCCTCCAGCACCCATTACAGCACCCATCATGGCCCCTCTAGGAGACCCTCAGGTCCCTGCCGGCCAAACCATGCAGACCCTTCAATCACAAAAACAGGGTCCAGATCAGCCTGTGGGCCCAGCCACCTTCAACCCCATCCAGCAGCAGCCACTGGGACCCCCGGGCAGAAACCCCAGCATGCCTCAGGGCAACATGGAAGGGGCACCTGGAGCACCGATTGGAGATCTCATAAAG CCACTTCAGTCCATACCAACTGAGAAGATCACCAAGAAGCCCATCCCTGAGGAGCACGTTGTTCTGAAGACCACTTTTGAGGGACTGATCCAGAAATGCTTGGCTGCCGCTTCAGATCCG CAAACCAAGAGGAAGTTGGATGATGCTCATAAGAGGCTTGAGTATCTCTATGACAAGCTGAGAGAACAAACA CTGTCTCCAGCTATTATCAGTGGTCTGCACAGTATGGCCCGCAGCATCGAGAGTCGCTGCTACACCGACGGACTcaacatccacacacacatcGTGAGCAGCAGCAACTTCAGCGAGACGTCTGCCTTCATGCCCGTCCTGAAGGTGGTGCTGACACAGGCCAACAAACTGGCTGTTTGA
- the LOC113054003 gene encoding protein transport protein Sec31A-like isoform X5 yields MKLKEINRTAIQAWSPAQQHPIYLAAGTSAQQLDATFSTSASLEIFELDLADPSLAMKSCGSLSSPHRYHKLVWGPHGIEDQSSPSGVLIAGGENGDIILYDASKIIAGDSEVIISQSEKHTGPVRALDVNSFQTNLVASGGNESEIYIWDLNNFSSPMTPGPKTQPLEDISCVAWNRQVQHILASASPSGKASVWDLRKNDLIIKVSDHSNRMHCSGLAWNPEVATQLVLASEDDRMPVIQMWDLRFATSPLKVLESHTRGVLAIAWSEADPELLLSCGKDNRILCWNPNTAEVLYELPTSTQWCFDIQWCPRNPAVLSAAAFDGHISIYSIMGGSNDNASSLQAEQLSSSFGNMDPFGTGKTLPPLQLPQTAPSQSTVTPLKKPPKWIRRPVGASFAFGGKLVTLDNIKPSAQQPQQTAAHVVHISQVVTETDFLDRSNRLQETLTAGNFLEYCQTKTEAAQSEFEKTVWSFLKVNFEEDARGKYLELLGYKKEELALKITSALESNCKSDEADVVEKKSPVEEEAEAPDTETSDLDEVPFEDEEPAVDETSNTEETPAPASDAINLKVSQDIDGLITQALLTGDYEAAVNLCLHDNRMADSIILAIAGGPELLAKTQKKYFSKTQSKISKLISAVVMKDWLDILETCDLQNWMEALAAVMTYAKPEEFSSLCGLLGSRLEAAGDAALQAQACLCYICAGTVEQLVAHWVKAQDSCGPLALQELVEKVVVLQRAVLRAQGGVSDMGALLAEKMNQYASLLASQGSLHTAISYLPTNTQQVSVQQLRDRLSRALGQQQQSGAAGTGTLPAAVPEHTYTQPQPPQVPAQPAAPPQYYQQMESTTPAFGLQSPVSASVPASTPFMYSQQYQNYPPVQQFIPAAGTPGIYQPLPYSSSMASPLPPPPSSSSSAAAAVYPPQFMHPASSQPAAPPVISGPPQGGQPFSPPPLSSGMSFQHGGPGSPTAYLPPPPVARAPGTQTEPALIPASQRTGGLNQDLAWSLEGPQNGWNDPPTLNRALKKKKVPENFTPPAPITAPIMAPLGDPQVPAGQTMQTLQSQKQGPDQPVGPATFNPIQQQPLGPPGRNPSMPQGNMEGAPGAPIGDLIKPLQSIPTEKITKKPIPEEHVVLKTTFEGLIQKCLAAASDPQTKRKLDDAHKRLEYLYDKLREQTLSPAIISGLHSMARSIESRCYTDGLNIHTHIVSSSNFSETSAFMPVLKVVLTQANKLAV; encoded by the exons ATGAAGCTAAAAGAAATCAACCGAACGGCTATCCAGGCCTGGAGTCCAGCGCAGCAGCACCCCATCTATCTGGCAGCAG GTACGTCGGCCCAGCAGCTCGATGCCACCTTCAGCACCAGTGCATCTCTGGAGATCTTTGAACTGGATCTGGCTGATCCCTCTTTAGCCATGAAGTCATGCGGCTCTCTGTCCTCTCCACACAG ATACCACAAACTAGTCTGGGGTCCACATGGCATTGAAGACCAGAGTTCGCCATCAGGTGTCCTCATCGCTGGAGGTGAGAATGGAGACATCATCCTGTACGACGCCTCCAAAATCATCGCTGGAGACAGTGAAGTCATCATTTCCCAGAGCGAGAAACACACGGGACCAGTGAGAGCTCTCGACGTCAACTCGTTTCAG acaaACCTTGTGGCCTCTGGGGGAAATGAGTCAGAAATCTACATCTGGGATCTGAACAACTTCAGCTCCCCAATGACGCCAGGACCCAAAACTCAG cCCCTGGAGGACATCAGCTGTGTTGCGTGGAACAGACAGGTGCAGCACATCCTGGCCTCGGCCAGTCCCAGCGGAAAAGCTTCAGTCTGGGATCTGAGGAAGAACGACCTGATCATCAAAGTCAGCGATCACAGCAACAGG ATGCATTGCTCTGGTCTGGCCTGGAACCCGGAGGTGGCCACTCAGCTGGTTCTGGCGTCTGAAGACGACCGAATGCCCGTCATCCAAATGTGGGACCTGCGCTTTGCCACCTCTCCTCTCAAAGTGCTGGAGAGCCACACGAG aGGTGTCCTGGCCATCGCCTGGAGTGAAGCAGATCCAGAGCTGCTCCTGAGCTGTGGGAAAGATAACCGGATCCTGTGCTGGAACCCCAACACGGCTGAG GTCCTGTATGAGCTGCCTACCAGTACTCAGTGGTGTTTTGACATCCAGTGGTGTCCCAGAAACCCAGCTGTGCTGTCTGCTGCTGCCTTTGATGGCCACATCAGCATCTACTCCATCATGGGAGGAAGCAATGACAACGCCAGTTCTTTACAGGCTGAACAG TTAAGTAGTTCATTTGGAAATATGGATCCCTTTGGTACGGGGAAGACTCTGCCACCTTTACAGCTGCCTCAGACCGCCCCGTCCCAGAGCACCGTCACGCCTCTCAAGAAACCCCCCAAATGGATCCGCAGACCAGTTGGAGCGTCTTTCGCT TTTGGTGGAAAACTAGTCACTCTGGACAACATCAAGCCATCGGCCCAACAGCCCCAGCAGACTGCCGCCCATGTGGTTCATATCAGTCAGGTTGTGACCGAAACCGATTTCCTTGATCGATCAAATCGACTTCAGGAGACGCTCACTGCAGGGAATTTCCTTGAGTACTGCCAAACCAAGACTGAAGCTGCTCAGAGCGAATTTGAGAAGACCGTTTGGTCTTTTCTGAAG GTGAACTTTGAAGAAGATGCACGAGGGAAATATCTGGAGCTTTTGGGATACAAGAAGGAAGAGCTCGCCTTAAAG ATTACATCAGCGTTAGAAAGCAACTGCAAATCTGATGAGGCCGATGTG GTTGAGAAGAAAAGCCCTGTAGAGGAGGAAGCAGAAGCACCTGACACAGAGACATCTGACCTAGATGAGGTTCCTTTTGAAGACGAAGAACCTGCTGTTGATGAGACGTCCAACACAGAAGAGACTCCAGCTCCTGCATCAGACGCCATTAACCTCAAAGTTAGCCAGG ATATTGATGGGCTGATCACACAAGCTCTGCTGACTGGCGATTATGAAGCCGCGGTTAACCTCTGTCTGCATGATAACCGAATGGCTGACAGCATCATCCTGGCTATTGCTGGTGGTCCTGAGCTTCTGGCAAAGACTCAGAAGAAATACTTCAGCAAAACGCAGAGCAAGATCTCTAAG CTCATTAGTGCTGTGGTGATGAAGGACTGGTTGGACATTTTGGAGACCTGTGACCTGCAGAACTGGATGGAAGCTCTGGCTGCAGTAATGACTTACGCAAAGCCAGAGGAGTTCTCCTCGCTATGTG GTCTGCTGGGCTCCAGGCTGGAGGCCGCTGGGGACGCGGCGCTGCAGGCTCAGGCCTGTCTCTGCTACATCTGCGCAGGCACCGTAGAGCAGCTGGTGGCCCACTGGGTCAAAGCTCAGGACTCCTGCGGCCCGCTGGCACTGCAG GAGCTGGTTGAGAAGGTGGTGGTCCTGCAGAGAGCTGTGCTGAGAGCTCAGGGTGGTGTTTCTGATATGGGCGCACTGCTGGCAGAGAAGATGAATCAGTACGCCAGTCTGCTGGCATCACAGGGCAGCTTACACACCGCCATATCCTACCTGCCCACCAACACTCAACAG GTTTCTGTGCAGCAGTTGCGTGATCGTTTGAGCAGAGCTCTGGGTCAGCAGCAGCAGTCTGGAGCCGCAGGGACTGGGACGCTTCCCGCCGCTGTACcagagcacacatacacacaacctcAACCTCCACAGGTCCCCGCGCAGCCCGCTGCACCTCCTCAGTATTACCAGCAG ATGGAGTCCACAACTCCAGCCTTTGGTCTTCAGTCTCCAGTGAGTGCGTCCGTCCCTGCCTCCACTCCATTTATGTATTCCCAGCAGTACCAGA ACTATCCCCCCGTTCAGCAGTTCATACCTGCCGCCGGGACTCCTGGCATCTATCAGCCTCTTCCGTACTCTTCTTCTATggcctctcctcttcctcctccaccctcttcatcctcctctgcTGCCGCTGCTGTCTATCCTCCACAGTTCATGCATCCTGCCTCCTCTCAGCCGGCAGCTCCTCCTGTGATCTCTGGGCCTCCTCAGGGAGGTCAGcctttctctcctcctcctctctcttctgGCATGTCTTTCCAGCACGGCGGGCCCGGGTCGCCCACGGcttatcttcctcctcctccagtCGCCAGAGCTCCAGGTACTCAGACTGAACCCGCACTGATCCCAGCCTCCCAGAGAACAG GAGGATTAAATCAAGACTTGGCCTGGTCTTTGGAAG GACCTCAGAATGGCTGGAACGATCCTCCAACACTCAACAGAGCACTCAAAAAGAAGAAA GTTCCAGAAAACTTTACTCCTCCAGCACCCATTACAGCACCCATCATGGCCCCTCTAGGAGACCCTCAGGTCCCTGCCGGCCAAACCATGCAGACCCTTCAATCACAAAAACAGGGTCCAGATCAGCCTGTGGGCCCAGCCACCTTCAACCCCATCCAGCAGCAGCCACTGGGACCCCCGGGCAGAAACCCCAGCATGCCTCAGGGCAACATGGAAGGGGCACCTGGAGCACCGATTGGAGATCTCATAAAG CCACTTCAGTCCATACCAACTGAGAAGATCACCAAGAAGCCCATCCCTGAGGAGCACGTTGTTCTGAAGACCACTTTTGAGGGACTGATCCAGAAATGCTTGGCTGCCGCTTCAGATCCG CAAACCAAGAGGAAGTTGGATGATGCTCATAAGAGGCTTGAGTATCTCTATGACAAGCTGAGAGAACAAACA CTGTCTCCAGCTATTATCAGTGGTCTGCACAGTATGGCCCGCAGCATCGAGAGTCGCTGCTACACCGACGGACTcaacatccacacacacatcGTGAGCAGCAGCAACTTCAGCGAGACGTCTGCCTTCATGCCCGTCCTGAAGGTGGTGCTGACACAGGCCAACAAACTGGCTGTTTGA